Proteins found in one Zea mays cultivar B73 chromosome 1, Zm-B73-REFERENCE-NAM-5.0, whole genome shotgun sequence genomic segment:
- the LOC100193397 gene encoding F-box/kelch-repeat protein At1g55270: MDAASRPPPPHGTGVRVRAPLVESVSCYCRLDTGLKTVVEARKFVPGAKMCMQPEVKQNKRKSRGSKKERCRTQAPLLPGLPDDLAIACLIRVPRLEQPKLRMVCKRWNRLLSGNYFYSLRKKIGVAEEWVYVFKRDREGKISWYAFDPLHQLWKSLPPVPQEYSEALGFGCAVLSGCYLYLFGGKDPLRGSMRRVVFYNARTNKWHRAPDMMRKRHFFGSCVINNCLYVAGGECEGIQRTLQSAEVYDPNRNRWACVTEMNNGMVPFIGVVYDGKWFLKGLDSHRQVTSEVYLPSSNTWSAIDDEMVTGWRNPSISFNGRLYSADCRDGCKLRVYDENTGTWTRFMDSKHHLGSSRAFEAAALVSLNGKLCVIRNNMSITLVDVSNPTMSVETDSARMWETVVRKGQHRSFVANLWSSIAGRNLKSHIIHCHVLQV; the protein is encoded by the exons ATGGACGCCGCGTCCAGGCCGCCTCCGCCCCACGGAACAGGGGTCCGCGTCCGCGCCCCGCTG GTGGAGTCTGTCTCCTGCTACTGCAGATTAGATACAGGCCTTAAAACTGTTGTTGAGGCCAGGAAGTTTGTTCCTGGCGCGAAAATGTGCATGCAACCTGAAGTCAAACAAAACAAGCGCAAGTCAAGGGGCTCAAAAAAGGAAAGGTGCAGGACTCAAGCACCACTTTTACCTGGCCTTCCTGATGATCTTGCTATTGCCTGCCTTATACGAGTTCCTCGACTTGAACAGCCCAAACTCAGGATGGTTTGCAAAAGATGGAACCGTCTTTTGTCTGGGAATTACTTTTACTCCTTGCGTAAGAAAATTGGAGTGGCAGAAGAATGGGTATATGTCTTTAAAAGGGACCGTGAAGGGAAGATATCCTGGTATGCCTTTGATCCACTCCACCAGCTATGGAAGTCACTCCCACCAGTTCCACAAGAGTATTCAGAAGCATTGGGCTTTGGGTGTGCCGTTCTGAGTGGTTGCTATCTGTACTTGTTTGGCGGGAAAGATCCTTTGAGGGGTTCTATGAGGCGTGTTGTATTCTACAATGCTCGTACAAACAAATGGCACCGGGCTCCGGATATGATGAGGAAACGTCACTTTTTTGGTTCTTGTGTAATAAACAATTGTCTCTATGTTGCTGGAGGAGAGTGTGAAGGAATACAGAGGACGCTGCAGTCTGCAGAAGTTTATGATCCAAATAGGAACAGATGGGCCTGTGTTACTGAAATGAACAATGGGATGGTGCCTTTCATTGGAGTTGTATATGATGGCAAGTGGTTCTTAAAGGGGCTAGATTCCCATCGCCAAGTAACTAGTGAGGTCTACTTACCATCATCCAATACATGGTCAGCAATTGATGATGAGATGGTCACAGGCTGGCGGAACCCAAGTATTTCTTTCAATGGCCGTCTCTATTCAGCTGACTGCCGGGATGGCTGCAAGCTTAGAGTCTATGATGAGAACACAGGAACATGGACAAGGTTCATGGACAGCAAGCACCACTTGGGCAGCTCACGTGCCTTTGAAGCTGCAGCTTTGGTGTCACTAAATGGGAAACTCTGTGTCATCAGGAACAACATGAGCATAACTCTTGTTGATGTCTCCAACCCAACAATGAGTGTCGAGACAGATAGTGCGCGCATGTGGGAAACTGTTGTTCGGAAGGGCCAGCACAGGTCGTTTGTGGCGAACTTATGGTCGAGCATTGCAGGACGGAACTTAAAGAGTCACATTATCCATTGCCATGTGCTGCAAGTTTGA